A region of the Phaseolus vulgaris cultivar G19833 chromosome 11, P. vulgaris v2.0, whole genome shotgun sequence genome:
caaaatacccaaggagtaaggcgcagtaagtcccagaccgagagtgaacaaaaccggttttccgaaaacaaaacgtcctggcttttcttccccgtatcttctttctgtgatccgtttatggacgttcctccttgcctgggtgcaaacaacacacgaaagtgcttgtgtgagttttctttcagcgcagtacggacccagaatgaaattgcagaaattaggccggaatttcacaagtttcggtagaggatagcctttgtttttacaaaatttctgaaaaatcttccggaatggtttttttcctgaaattccacccaagaatctccactgaatttgggacaaaacgggacaagtttcaggtcaaacggatgagtattcacccacgaaaagaatcaaacagtttcgcacacaaacgaaccttcctttcagccctggcagtgacgaataaaaaatttattgccatcttgtgggacgaatctggggctcaaacctcagccaaaactcaacagacacagtgacgaatgtctggtaaaaatttcagaccaaaatacccaaggagtaaggcgcagtaagtcccagaccgagagtgaacaaaaccggttttccgaaaacaaaacgtcctggcttttcttccccgtatcttctttctgtgatccgtttatggacgttcctccttgcctgggtgcaaacaacatacgaaagtgcttgtgtgagtttttttcagcgcagtacggacccagaatgaaattgcagaaattaggccggaatttcacaagtttcggtagaggatagccttggttttacaaaatttctgaaaaattcttccggaatggttttttcctgaaattccacccaagaatctccactgaatttgggacaaaacgggacaagtttcaggtcaaacggatgagtattcacccacgaaaagaatcaaacagtttcgcacacaaacgaaccttcctttcagccctggcagtgacgaataaaaaatttattgccaatcttgtgggacgaatctggggctcaaacctcagccaaaactcaacagacacagtgacgaatgtctggtaaaaatttcagaccaaaatacccaaggagtaaggcgcagtaagtcccagaccgagagtgaacaaaaccggttttccgaaaacaaaacgtcctggcttttcttccccgtatcttctttctgtgatccgtttatggacgttcctccttgcctgggtgcaacaacatacgaaagtgcttgtgtgagtttttttcagcgcagtacggacccagaatgaaattgcagaaattaggccggaatttcacaagtttcggtagaggatagccttggttttacaaaatttctgaaaaattcttccggaatggttttttcctgaaattccacccaagaatctccactgaatttgggacaaaacgggacaagtttcaggtcaaacggatgagtattcacccacgaaaagaatcaaacagtttcgcacacaaacgaaccttcctttcagccctggcagtgacgaataaaaatttattgccaatcttgtgggacgaatctggggctcaaacctcagccaaaagtcaacagacacagtgacgaatgtctggtaaaaatttcagaccaaaatacccaaggagtaaggcgcagtaagtcccagaccgagagtgaacaaaaccggttttccgaaaacaaaacgtcctggcttttcttccccgtatcttctttctgtgatccgtttatggacgttcctccttgcctgggtgcgaacaacatacgaaagtgcgtGTGTGAGTTTTTTTCAGCGcagtacggacccagaatgaaattgcagaaattaggccggaatttcacaactttcggtagaggatagccttggtttgcacaaaatttctgaaaaattcttccggaatggttttttcctgaaattccacccaagaatctccactgaatttgggacaaaacgcgaacGGATGattattcacccacgaaaaaaatcaaatagtttcacacacaaacgaaccttcctttcagctctgacagtgacgaataaaaaatttattgtcaatcttgtgggacgaatctggtgCTCAAACCTCagtcaaaactcaatagactcagtgacgaatgtctggtaaaaatttcagaccaaaatacccaaggagtaaggcgtagtaagtcccagaccgagagtaaacaaaaccggttttccgaagacaaaacgtcctgacttttcttccctgtatcttctttttgtgtttcgtttacggacgtgcctccttgccttgGTGTAGACAACAtatgaaagtgcttgtgtgaatttttttcagcacaatacggccctagaatgaaattgcagacaTTAGGCCGGAATTTTACATGTTTcagtagaggatagccttggtttgcacaaaatttctgaaaaattctcccgaaatagttttttcctaaaattccacccaagaaatGGGTTTATCGTGGGGGTTTTTATCGTGGGTTAGTTTATAGTGGGTGAGTTTATCGTGGGTGAGTTTATTGTAGGTGAATTCATGGTGGTTGATTTTACCGTAGGTGAGTTTATCGTGGGTAATTTTATCCTGGGTGAGTTTATTGTAGGTGAATTCATGGTGGTTGATTTTTCCGTAGGTGAGTTTATCGTGGGTAATTTTATCCTGGGTGAGTGTATTGTGGGTGAGATTATCGTGCGTGATTTTATCGTGGGTGATTTTATAGTGGGGTATTTTATCGTGGTTGAGTTTAAGGTGGGTGAGTTTATTGTTGGTTTGTTTAACGTGGGTGTGTTTATCGTGGGTGAGTCTCTCGTGGGTGAGTTTATCGTGGTGAGTTTATTGTTGGTTTATTGAACGTGAGTGTGTTTAAGGTCAAACGGATGGGTATTCAACCACGAAAAATatgaaacagtttcacacacagacgaaccttcctttcaaccctggcagtgacgaataaaaaaatttattgccaatcttgtgggacgaatctggggctcaaatctcagccaaaactcaatagacacagtgacgaatgcttggtaaaaatttcagaccaaaatacccaaggagtaaggcgtaataagtcccagaccgagagtgaacacaatcggttttccgaaaacaaaacgtcctggcttttcttccccgtatattctttttgtgattcgtttacggatgtgcctccttgcctgggtgcaaacaacatacgaaaatgcttgtgtgaatttttttcagcgcaatatggacccagaatgaaattgcagaaattagtccggaatttcacaagttttaatagaggatagccttggtttgcacaaaatttctgaaaaattctcccggaatagttttttcctgaaattccacccaagaatctccactgaattcgggacaaaacgGGACAAATtgcaggtcaaacggatgagtattcacccacgaaaaaaatcaaatagtttcacacacaaaagaaccttcctttcagccctgacagtgatgaataaaaaatttattgtcaatcttgtgggacgaatctgagGCTCAAACCTCagtcaaaactcaatagacacagtgacgaatgcctggtaaaaatttcagaccaaaatacccaaggagtaaggcgtagtaagtcccaaaccgagagtgaacaaaaccggttttccgaaaacaaaacgtcctgacttttcttccccgtatcttctttttgtgattcgtttacggacgtgcctctttgcctgggtgcaaacaacatacgaaagtgcttgtgtgaaatTTTTTCAGCGCACTACGGACCCaaaatgaaattgcagaaattagtccggaatttcacaagtttcgatagaggatagccttggtttgcacaaaatttctcaaaaattctcctggaatagttttttcctgaaattccacccaagaatctccactgaatttgggacaaaacgcgacaaatttcaggtcaaacagatgagtattcacccacgaaaaaaatcaaatagtttcacacacaaacgaaccttcctttcagccctgacagtgacgaataaaaaatttattgtcaatcttgtgggacgaatctggtgCTCAAACCTCagtcaaaactcaatagactcagtgacgaatgtctggtaaaaatttcagaccaaaatacccaaggagtaaggcgtagtaagtcccagaccgagagtgaacaaaaccgattttccgaaaacaaaacgtcctgacttttcttccctgtatcttctttttgtgtttcgtttacggacgtgcctccttgcctgggtgtagacaacatatgaaagtgcttgtgtgaatttttttcagcgcaatacggccctagaatgaaattgcagtaattaggccggaattttacaagtttcggtagaggataaccttggtttgcacaaaatttctgaaaaattctcccgaaattgttttttcctaaaattccacccaagaaatAGGTTTATCGTGGGGGATTTTATCGTGGGTTAGTTTATAGTTGGTGAGTTATGGTGGGTGATTTTATCGTAGGTGAGTATATCGTGGGAGAGTTTATCGTGGGTAATTTTATCGTGTGTGAGTTTATCGTGAGTGAGTTTATCATAAGTGACTTTATCGTGGGTGAGTTTATCGTGTGTAAATTTATCGTGGGTAATTTTATCGTGGGTGATTTTATCCTAGGTCACTTTATCGTGGGTGACTTTATCATGTGTTACTTTATGGTGGATGAGTTTATGGTGGGTGAGTTTATCGTTGGTGAGTTTATCGTGGGTGAGTTTATCGTGGGTGAGTTTATTGTGAGTGAGTTTATTGTGCCTGATTTTATCATGGGTGAGTTTATGGTTGGTAATTTAGTCGTGGGTGAGTTTATCGTGGGTGAGTTTATTGTGGGTGAGTTTATCATGGGTCAGTTTATTGTAGGTGAGTTTATCGTGGGTGAGTTTATTGTGGGTGAATTTATCGTGGGTGATTTTATTGTTTGTGATTTTATCGTGGGTGATTTTATCTTGGGTGATTTTATCATGGGTGCTTTTATCGTGTGTGAGTTTATCGTGGCTGAGTTTATCGTGGCTCATTTTATTGTAGGTGAGTTTATCGTGGGTGAGTTTATCGTGGGTGAATTTATCGTGGGTTATTTTATCGTTTGTGATTTTATCGTCGGTGATTTTATCTTGGGTGATTTTATCGTGGGTGCTTTTATCGTGGGTGAGTTTATGGTGGGTGAGTTTATCGTGGGTGATTTTATGGTGGGTGTGTTTATCGTGGGTGAGTTTATGGTGGATGAGTTTATGGTGGGTCAGTTTATCGTTGGTGAGTTTATCGTGGGTGAGTTTTTCGTGGCTGTTTTAATGTGGTTGATTTTTATGTGGGTGAGTTTATCGTGGGTGAATTTATTGTGGGTGAGTTTATCGTGCCTGATTTTATCGTGGGTGAGTTTATGGTTGGTAATTTAGTCGTGGATGAGTTTATCATGGGTGATTTTATTGTAGGTGAGTTTATCATGGGTCAGTTTATTGTAGGTGAGTTTATCGTGGGTGAGTTTATTGTGGGCGAATTTATCGTGGGTAATTCTATCGTGGGTGATTTTATCCTAGGTGACTTTATCGTGGGTGATTTTATCTTGGGTTACTTTATGGTGGATGAGTTTATGGTGGGTGAGTTTATCGTGAGTGAGTTTATCGTTGGTGAGTTTATCGTGGGTGAGTTTATCATGGTTGATTTATTGTGGCTGATTTTTATGTGGGTGAGTTTATCGTGGGTGAGTTTATTGTGGGTGAGTTTATCGTGCCTGATTTTATCATGGGTGAGTTTATGGTTGGTAATTTAGTCGTGGGTGAGTTTATCGTGGGTCATTTTATTGTGGGTGAGTTTATCATGGGTCAGTTTATTGTAGGTGAGTTTATCGTGAGTGATTTTATCGTTTGTGATTTTATCGTGGGTGATTTTATCTTGGGTGATTTTATCATGGGTGCTTTTATCGTGTGTGAGTTTATCGTGGCTGAGTTTATCGTGGGTAAGTTTATCGTGGCTCATTTTATTGTAGGTGAGTTTATCGTGGGTGAATTTATCGTGGGTTGTTTTATCGTTTGTGATTTTATCGTGGGTGATTTTATCTTGGGTGATTTTATCGTGGGTGCTTTTATCGTGGGTGAGTTTATCCTAGGTGAGTTTATCGTGGGTGAGTTTATCGTGGGTGAGTTTATGGTGGGTATGTTTATCGTGGGTGAGTTTATGGTGGATGAGTTTATGGTGGGTCAGTTTATCGTTGGTGAGTTTATCGTGGGTGAGTTTTTCGTGGTTGTTTTAGTGTGGTTGATTTTTATGTGGGTGAGTTTATCGTGGGTGAGTTTATTGTGGGCGAGTTTATCGTGCCTGATTTTATCGTGAGTGAGTTTTTCATGGTTGATTTATTATGGTTGATTTTTATGTGGGTGAGTTTATCTTGGGTGAGTTTATTGTGGGTAAGTTTATCGTGGGTAAGTTTATCATGGGTCAGTTAATTGTAGGTGAGTTTATCATGGGTGAGTTTATCGTGGGTGATGTTATGGTGGGTTAGTTTATTGCCGGTGAGTTTATTGTGGTTGAGTTTATCGTGGGTGAGTTTATCGTGGGTGATTTATCATTGGTGAATTTATCATGGGTGAGTTTATGATGTGTGATTTTATCGTAGGTGAGTTTATTGTGGGTGAGTTTATCGTGGGTGAGTTATCGTGGATGATTTTCTTGTGGGTGACTTTATCGTTGGTGATTTTATCGTGGGTGAGTTTCTCGTGGGTATTTTTTTCATGGGTTTGTTTATCGTGGGTTAGTTTATCGTAGGTGTCTTTATCGTGGGTGACTTTATCGTTGGTGAGTTTATTGTTAGTGAGGTTATTGTTGGTGAGTTTATTGTGGGTGATTTTATCGTTCGTGAGTTTATTGTGGGTGAGTTTATCGTGTTTGAAGTTTATGGTGGGTGATTTTATGGTGGGTGAGTTTATCGTGTGTGAGTTTATCGCGGTTGAGTTTATGGTGGGTGATTTTATCGTGGGTGAGTTTAACGTTGGTGAGTTTATCGTGGGTAAATTTATTGTGGTTGATTTATCGTGGGTGATTTTATGGTAGGTGAGTTCATCGTTGGTGTGTTTATCGTGGGTGTTTTTATCAAGGGTGAGTTTATCGTGGTTGTGTTTATCATGGGTTATTTTATCGTGGGTGATTTTATGAAGGGTGAGTTTATCGTGGGTGATTTTATCGTGGGTGAGTTTATCGTTGGTGACTTTATCGTGGGTGATTTTATGGTAGGTAAGTTTATCGTGGGTGAGTTTATCGTAGGTGAATTTATCGTTGATGTGTTTATCGTGGGTGTGTTTATCGTGAGTGATTTTATCGTGGGTGACTTTATCGTGGGTGATTTTATCGTGGATGAGTAATCGTTGATTATTTTCCTGTGGGTGACTTTATCGTGGGTGAGTTTATCGTGAGTGATTTTATTGTGGTTGATTTTATCATGGGTGAGTTTATCGTGAGTGAGTTTATCGTGAGTGATTTTACTGTGGGTGATTTTATCGTGAGTGATTTTATCATAGGTGACTTTATCGTGGGTGAGTTTATTGTGGGTGAGTTTATTGTTTGTGAGTTTATTGTGGGTGATTTATCGTTGGTGAATTTATTGTGATGATCAgagctttgataccatattacaaaataaaacaaagatgaacaaaaaagaacaaatatgaacaaaaaaataaactgaagacaaaggatatgagaataaatatctattctttcttgttattaaaatcaaaacaaattatcttagtatatacaagtagtacactcattttttgtttaactaaagaggaaaagaatcaataattagatattagaatcataacacacaaagacaaaataaataaaagttattcacctctataaaaAGAAACAAGTGATAAGTAGAAAAAACACCCAATTATTTtcctctataaaataaaataattgataattaaaaaatacacgCAACTAATATTAAGAATGTTTCTATAAGTCACTAGTATTcgtttttctttaataaaccGAAAGTTGGCGCCACTGTGGATGAAACAACAATCGTCACCGCAGCCCCCACCAAATCCAATTTACTATACTCTAATAATTGAATATCTATTTTTTGTTCTAcgtttttatgttttataatttttattatatcttGAAGTTTATATAcagtatatttatttatttttattcaactGAATTTTAAAGATTTAATCAAAAATTACAAATGATCTAAAATCGAGAAAAAAATAGAATCTAAAATcgcaaattaaaaataaaaaattgcaattacaatttttttttctaaatttaataataaagttctcttaaaaatataaataaatatgctTGAAATATAGAACAAATTTTGTGTAAGCGTGATGCAAAGTTTAATGAGAAGGAGGTGTAAGTTGATTTTTTTGGGTGCGGGTAGAAATTGCCATCTTAATGTATCAGGCCCATTTTGAAATGGTGTAAAAGCTGCACCGTTTTAGAGCTGCGCCGCCCAGTTTCGTCTTCTTCACTCTGAAGGACGCTAACTCCACTCAAACTGATCGCTGATTCTCGTCGATTGAGTACTTTTCTCCCAAAGCACCGTGTATGTTACTAGATTCTGATTTTCGTTGATTCTGATTCTTGGTTTCACATTGTTTAAGGGGGCAATTTTCGctctccttttccttttctctctaaTTTTCACGTCTAATAATCTCCTTTCCTTTTATCTTGTGTTTGATTAGTGCAGGCACAGTACAAATAGCTGAGATACGGAGAAAgcaacatttatatttttatgtaccAGGTTTGAATGAAATAATTATATTCTCTCCTATGTTTACGACGGTGTCGGTCTCACAAAGTTTGCTGAGCTGCTGCTGATTTTATTACTCatgttcttgttcttgtttcGGTAAATTTAAATAGTTGTTGAGCTGCTAAGGTCCTATTTTGTTTGGATGAGGcttattgtttttcttattgTGTGTGTTGATGCTTATTgttgcttttaattttttgattGATGCTCACTGGACCCAGTGGTCAAGGAATAAACCCAAGCAGTTTTGGTTGTTCTAAAGTTGGTCAAGTAAGCATGTGGTGTTATTATTGTGCGCTATCTTTGTGTGTGTTACACCGTTtcctgaattcttttcttccattttaaATCCACTGTCCTCCTACTGATGTTCCCTAAACAACACATTCAGGTTCGGGTTAGTTAGGGACTTTGAGAGTATCTGCACCTAGCTTGTTGCCGTGTCCAAATAGCAATATCTTTTAATTAGTTTAACATTCCACTCTATTTGAATTGGTGATTGCCCccacaattaatttatttattatagaaaTAGAATTGGACACTTAACCTAGGTTTTCATAACATTTTGTGATTGAAAATGCTAGGTATCGCAGTGGTGCCTTCCACTCTAGTTCACAGCGACGCCGCCAGTTCTCTCACTCCGCAACAAAACGACATCCGTCATACCGTGAAACTACACCACTGGAGCTGAACCCTAAAACTTCAGGGTAACGATGCAGCACGACGAGGTCATATGGCAAGTTATCAGGCACAACCATTGCAGTTTCTTGGCCAAGTAACAGTTCCCTAActttttttcaagattttctttcagatatatgattttgttttattaatgtTGCTGTTACGAGCTCAAACTAAttgttcactttttttttcttgtagaaTTACGACGGGGAATTTTTGTAGAAACCCTTACAACGTTACTGGGGTTTGTAACAGAAGTTCGTGCCCTTTGGCTAATAGTCGCTATGCCACTATTCGAGATGACAATGGTActtttatttacaaacattttttttgtctctttaGGCTAGGTTTTGTTTTCGCTAGAAATTGATGCAATGTACTATGTAGTAGTGCTTTAAGTCGCTTAAGTTATCATTTTGTTGGTACTATAATGTCTTATAGTCCTGTTTGGATAAATTTCTGGAATTTACAGAAGGTAAAATCGACTTATGTACTTCGGTTTATGGTGAAGTTAGATAGGAGAGTTTTTATGAAAGTTGTAGTGTGTTgaatgttgattttttttctcattttcttctctGGCAAGCACTTGTTGAGAAGTTTATCCAAACATTTCTATAGATTATAGAAAGCTTCACCGTAAAGCGTATTGAAATTTGTTAAAAAGAGTTTGTGCCAGCCACTTTCATAATTTTAACCAGATAGCTTCAATTTTCTGCATAACTACCAAAGATAAATTTAACTAAGCTCATATATGCTCCTCCGAACACCCCTAAATGGCTATCTTCATCAATGACAAGTCCATAAATGGGGAATTCATGAAAAGACAAAATATGCTAAGAATCATAATTTTGCTTTGGGTGTTGCAGGAGTGTTTTATCTTTACATGAAAACTATAGAACGAGCTCACATGCCGAAAGATTTGTGGGAAAGAGTAAAGCTGCCGAGGAATTATGAGAAGGCACTTGAAGTCATAGACAAACATCTGGTACTGATGATATATGTAGTCTTTCGGATATTTAAGTATTCAACATTTTACTGGTTAGTGGTTGTCAAGAATGAATGTGTGTTTGACCTTTCTGAATTGGCAGATGTATTGGCCCAAGCTTCTTATACACAAGATAAAGCAACGATTGACTAAAATGACCCAAATGCGGATACGTATGAGAAAACTTGCTTTGAAGACGAGGTTTGAAATCATATTCTCATATTTAGTTTGTTTTATCATGTTTACCcgtacatattttttatataagtagATTGTGCTCCAGATGCTCTAATTTTCGTATCACTTGAATAACTAGTCTGATAAATGCATTTTTGCATGTGTGAAGGAAAGTTAATTCCGTGAAGGAATAAAATTGTCATAGAAGAATTTTATCACATGGAGTAAAACCTCAATACCCTTCCGTATTACATGTGATTTTCACTAAATGTGTTGCTGATTGTATAGATTTTGGGCTAAATTTGGTTTGTTTCTTGAAATAAAGGAAACCAGACTAGGAAAGCAAATGTTTGGCTATTGCTGTCATCATGCTTAACTCTGCTGCTGAAAATCCATTTTAGGGAAAATAACACATTGTTTCAGCTTAGGGAAAAAAATGGATCTTCCACCTGTAGATCTAATTTTATAAccttcttaattttaattttcacccaatattttaaaatgttttttatgaTTTTGGTAGTTTGACATGTAATTGCATTCCAAACTTCTTCAAAATGAATTCTGTGGAAAATTAATTCTTAGATGATAAGTTTATAAAAGAGGGGAGCTTATCTGCTTAATGAGAGGCAAATCACACTAGAAAGAAACTGTCGCCCTATACTCTTAATTGCTATTGATTTCTGTTTTTCAGGTTTTTCCCTCTTCTCTCTGTTTAGTTCCTCATATTTGTTTAATTATGAAACACTTATAAGAAATCATTTACTTGTATATTGTAATGCACCAACCAAACCATGTTTATTTAGTCAATTTATGTATTTAGAAATATAGGTCCCATGGGATTTGTTTTTTGTATTGAACCATTTTGAGTATTTAGTaataaattattctatttttatctCTCATCTTTTGAGCGCTAAATTTTCAACAGCAAAATTAGTTAGTTAGTTGTAATCCCATTTTATTTGAGGATAAATTCCTTTTTCCAGAATTTAAATTGGAGTTCATTTGAATGCTGTGACTTCATATGTATTCTGTTACGAACCAAGAAAACGCACCCAAAGATAAGCCAACAACACAGAAAAACTACTGAATAACCTCTGTATTATTTCTACTGAACTTTACACTCGGAACATCCACAAAGAAAACGATTATTCCTTTTACACAAGACTTTCCCTGTCTACAAAACTGTATTAAAAAAAACGTAACCCCTTTACTAAACCGGttggtctttatttaaagaccaACCCTGCACTGCTACCTTACCCTTTATTCTTAACATTTTTCCTATAATATACCTTCCAAGTCCTTCCCTTATTTTGTGTCCTAACATATTCTTCTTGTCTGTTATTTATGCACATGTATGTATGCATTATTTTGAATACGATTTTATGTTTAAGGTGCGATCATACATTGTGTTATATTCATGCGACAAATTTTCTTATCTTTTAACTATAGTTCTATATTTAAGCTGATGTCTCTATTAAATGTTCATAGCAatttatcatattatttattgtGGTTGCTGTTTTACAGGGAGAAAATAATGACAACTCcaaggaaagagaaaaagagagagtCTCGAAGAGAAGAGAAGGCTGAAAAAGCAGCTCTGTTAGAAAAGGTTATAGTTAATCCTACTGTTACCCATACACATTGAATTGTATGTTGTTTTCACTTTACTCATTGTTGCTTTTCAATATTATGTAGTCTATTGAAAAAGAGCTATTAGAACGCCTTCAAAAAGGAGTTTATCAACAAAGTGATATATACAATTATCCGCTTGAAGAGTACAATAAAGTTCTTGATATGGAGAATCTTCAACCAGCTGATGAAGAGGTTATCTACCAACCCATTTTTTTTCTGCTACCTATCATGTTTCAGTAAAAAACTATTTCAAATTGAACCCTTTCTAATGTATATAATCtatgaatttgtttattttttgtttttggaatGGACAGGAACCAGAGGTAGAATATGTAGAAGGATATGATGAACTTGAACAGGAAGAAGATATTGAGGATTTTGGTGGTTTTGCAACTCATAAGTCACCGGGTAATTATGTGATGAAGAAAATGGTCAAATTTAGTTTAGAAGCTTTGGAACATGCATTGACTATTTTTGACATGTTCAAATAGTGAATTATGTTcccatttttgttttaaaaatttgcTTACTACACA
Encoded here:
- the LOC137826803 gene encoding uncharacterized protein, yielding MQHDEVIWQVIRHNHCSFLAKITTGNFCRNPYNVTGVCNRSSCPLANSRYATIRDDNGVFYLYMKTIERAHMPKDLWERVKLPRNYEKALEVIDKHLMYWPKLLIHKIKQRLTKMTQMRIRMRKLALKTREKIMTTPRKEKKRESRREEKAEKAALLEKSIEKELLERLQKGVYQQSDIYNYPLEEYNKVLDMENLQPADEEEPEVEYVEGYDELEQEEDIEDFGGFATHKSPARSTDDEEDDEEEDDEAVDQSRAKRKMILASKKLEKNGLDSKSKKTRVLVEVEQEDADERQRVVQ